A single genomic interval of Spirosoma taeanense harbors:
- a CDS encoding LysR family transcriptional regulator, which produces MLSIQHRVFMEVARLLSFTRASQTLFLSQSAISKQIKSLEQFYKTGLFERHGTRVSLTPAGQLLYEKLLEATQLQHELHQAMHQLNQDFLPPTKLAIGASTTISLYVLPPVLSAYLRQYPTIQISVLNRNSTNVQKALLDHEIDVGIVESIPRLNTLTYSPFLTDEVVAVCSANSPLRNQSLTITDLPAIPLALRENGSGTLAAVESALQKQGIRPAQLQIRIRLGGTEALKNFVLADTCLSFLPRLAIRHELATSALVEVPIQGLTIERGFHFIQRKGTENNQWVNAFIRTTRRYYSFIE; this is translated from the coding sequence ATGCTGTCAATACAACACCGGGTGTTTATGGAAGTGGCCCGACTGCTGAGTTTCACCAGAGCCAGTCAAACGCTTTTCCTCAGTCAGTCGGCTATTAGCAAGCAGATCAAGTCGCTGGAGCAATTCTATAAAACCGGCCTTTTCGAACGCCACGGAACCCGCGTTAGTCTGACGCCGGCTGGTCAGCTGCTATACGAAAAACTCCTGGAGGCCACTCAGCTGCAGCACGAGCTTCATCAGGCCATGCACCAGCTTAACCAGGATTTTCTGCCGCCAACCAAACTGGCCATTGGTGCCAGCACAACTATAAGTCTGTATGTACTTCCGCCCGTGTTGTCGGCTTACCTTCGGCAGTATCCCACTATCCAGATAAGCGTTCTGAACCGAAATTCCACTAACGTCCAGAAGGCACTGCTCGACCACGAAATTGACGTAGGTATTGTCGAAAGTATTCCCCGGCTCAATACGTTAACCTACAGCCCTTTTCTAACCGACGAAGTCGTGGCGGTCTGCTCGGCTAATAGTCCCCTGCGAAACCAGAGCTTAACCATTACCGACCTGCCCGCAATCCCACTCGCCCTGCGTGAGAACGGCTCCGGTACCCTGGCTGCCGTCGAATCGGCCCTGCAGAAACAGGGTATCCGCCCCGCTCAGCTTCAGATCCGGATTCGGCTCGGTGGCACCGAGGCCCTGAAAAACTTTGTGCTGGCCGACACCTGTCTGTCGTTTTTGCCCCGGCTGGCAATCCGTCATGAACTGGCTACGTCGGCCCTGGTCGAAGTGCCGATTCAGGGGCTGACGATTGAACGGGGGTTCCACTTTATTCAACGAAAGGGCACAGAAAACAACCAGTGGGTAAATGCCTTCATTCGCACAACCCGGCGCTACTATTCCTTTATAGAATAA
- a CDS encoding threonine synthase, which yields MHVLTTSSLLRDLQCSYCGKTHSAHVRQTLSGCCRAPLLSQYELDASPLSREDLLTRPSTLWRYAELLPVFQAENRVSLGEGWTPLLPVDRLAGQYGLHQLSLKDEGLNPTGSFKARGLSLAISKAKENGERACIVPTAGNAGVATAAYCARAGLEAVVVMPRHTPDAFKEECLAYNAQLILIDGLINDCAAKVQEMNQTGAYFDVSTLKEPYRVEGKKTMGYEIAEQLNWQLPDVIMYPTGGGTGLIGIWKAFHELKQLGWITPHQPLPRMVAVQADQCCPVVDTFDGKQPNSKQYIGKPTLANGLAVPRPIGEPLMLKVLRESNGTALAVSENEMLEGVSELARQEGFFVAPEGGAIWAATKKLLRQGWLQPNEHVLLLNTGSGQKYLDNLKGSW from the coding sequence ATGCACGTACTAACGACTTCATCACTCCTGCGCGATCTGCAGTGCTCCTATTGCGGTAAAACTCATTCGGCTCATGTTCGGCAGACGCTGTCCGGTTGTTGCCGGGCTCCGCTTTTAAGCCAGTATGAACTGGACGCAAGCCCTCTCTCCCGCGAAGACCTGCTTACCCGCCCCTCCACGCTATGGCGATATGCCGAACTACTGCCCGTATTTCAGGCCGAAAACCGGGTTAGCCTGGGTGAAGGATGGACTCCGCTCCTGCCTGTCGACCGGCTGGCCGGCCAATATGGTTTGCACCAACTCAGTCTGAAAGACGAAGGTTTAAACCCAACCGGTTCTTTCAAAGCCAGAGGACTGAGTCTGGCCATCTCGAAAGCAAAAGAGAACGGCGAACGGGCCTGTATCGTCCCTACGGCGGGCAACGCGGGCGTAGCCACCGCTGCCTACTGCGCCCGCGCGGGTCTGGAAGCGGTGGTTGTCATGCCCCGGCATACACCCGATGCGTTCAAGGAAGAGTGTCTGGCTTATAACGCTCAACTGATTCTGATCGACGGTCTGATCAACGATTGTGCGGCTAAAGTGCAGGAAATGAACCAGACCGGCGCTTATTTTGACGTATCGACGTTGAAAGAGCCATATCGTGTAGAAGGCAAAAAAACGATGGGTTATGAAATCGCCGAGCAACTGAACTGGCAGCTACCAGACGTAATCATGTACCCAACCGGCGGGGGCACCGGCCTGATTGGCATCTGGAAAGCGTTTCATGAGCTTAAACAATTGGGCTGGATCACCCCGCACCAGCCCCTCCCCCGAATGGTGGCCGTTCAGGCTGACCAGTGCTGCCCAGTTGTCGATACCTTTGATGGTAAGCAGCCCAATTCCAAACAGTATATAGGCAAACCGACCCTCGCCAATGGACTGGCCGTACCCCGGCCTATTGGCGAGCCGCTCATGCTTAAAGTTCTTCGGGAATCGAACGGAACCGCGCTGGCTGTCTCAGAAAACGAAATGCTGGAAGGGGTCAGCGAACTCGCCCGGCAGGAAGGCTTCTTTGTTGCGCCCGAAGGCGGAGCCATCTGGGCCGCCACGAAGAAATTGCTCCGGCAGGGCTGGCTACAACCCAATGAGCACGTACTACTGTTAAATACGGGCTCCGGCCAGAAGTATCTGGATAATCTGAAAGGTAGCTGGTAG
- a CDS encoding mandelate racemase/muconate lactonizing enzyme family protein, producing the protein MKKIFDRFLMPEHPSDGSSDRRDFLRNAGLGGLSLGMMFDKLSNPYKTEQELEFITQKVGRDSKPSDLKITDMRVATLVGVPFSSPIIRIDTNQGLVGWGEVRDGASANYALMLKSRLLGKNPCNVEKIFKEIKQFGNHSRAAGGVCGVEMALWDLAGKAYNVPAYQLLGGKYRDFIRLYADTPEANTYEGFAENMKKRRDQGYTFLKMDFGIGMLADQPGMLVNASNWSVKRQWDDRESGKLGNYANTKHPFTRIQVTKKGLDKLVEHVGKVRDIVGYDTPLAADHFGHFDVNTAIQIGEAMEPFRLAWLEDLVPWFYTDQWKQISDAIETPTLTGEDIFLKEEFIKLIDAKAIDMIHPDLASSGGLLETKKIGDYAEEKGIPMAMHFAGSPISMMANVHCAAATENFVALEHHGVDVTGWEDIVTGLKPIADKGFVRVPEKPGLGVELNEDVAKKFLKKGATWFAPTDTWNTKDSADREWS; encoded by the coding sequence ATGAAAAAAATTTTTGATCGCTTTTTGATGCCGGAACACCCCTCAGACGGCTCGTCTGACCGCCGGGATTTTCTTCGTAATGCCGGACTAGGAGGCTTATCACTGGGCATGATGTTCGATAAACTCAGCAATCCTTATAAAACCGAGCAGGAGCTGGAGTTCATCACCCAGAAGGTCGGTCGGGATTCTAAACCATCCGATCTGAAAATAACGGATATGCGGGTGGCTACGCTCGTGGGCGTTCCTTTCTCGAGCCCGATTATCCGTATTGATACTAACCAGGGGCTCGTTGGCTGGGGCGAAGTACGTGACGGAGCCAGTGCGAACTACGCGCTGATGCTCAAAAGCCGGCTATTGGGCAAAAATCCCTGCAACGTCGAGAAGATATTCAAGGAGATCAAGCAGTTTGGTAACCACAGCCGGGCGGCCGGTGGCGTTTGTGGCGTTGAAATGGCCCTCTGGGACCTGGCTGGCAAGGCGTATAACGTTCCTGCCTATCAGCTGTTGGGCGGAAAGTACCGCGACTTTATCCGGCTATATGCCGATACCCCCGAAGCGAATACGTATGAAGGCTTTGCCGAGAACATGAAGAAGCGCCGGGATCAGGGCTATACGTTCCTGAAAATGGATTTTGGTATTGGTATGCTGGCCGATCAGCCGGGTATGCTGGTCAACGCCAGCAACTGGAGCGTTAAGCGGCAGTGGGATGACCGGGAATCAGGCAAGCTGGGGAATTATGCCAATACCAAACACCCGTTTACACGTATCCAGGTCACGAAAAAAGGACTCGATAAACTCGTTGAACACGTAGGTAAAGTGCGCGACATTGTTGGTTACGATACGCCCCTGGCGGCCGATCACTTTGGCCACTTTGACGTGAATACGGCCATTCAGATCGGGGAGGCTATGGAGCCATTCCGGCTGGCGTGGCTGGAAGACCTGGTGCCCTGGTTCTATACCGACCAGTGGAAACAGATTTCGGATGCCATTGAAACGCCAACGCTGACCGGCGAGGATATCTTCCTGAAAGAAGAATTTATTAAGCTGATTGATGCTAAAGCGATCGATATGATCCACCCGGATCTGGCGTCGTCGGGTGGGTTGCTGGAAACCAAGAAAATTGGCGATTATGCCGAAGAAAAAGGAATTCCAATGGCCATGCACTTCGCCGGTTCACCAATTTCTATGATGGCTAACGTGCACTGTGCGGCTGCAACCGAGAACTTTGTTGCACTTGAGCACCATGGCGTAGATGTAACTGGTTGGGAGGATATTGTTACGGGCCTGAAGCCCATTGCCGACAAAGGCTTTGTTCGGGTGCCCGAAAAGCCAGGTCTGGGGGTTGAGTTGAATGAGGACGTCGCCAAAAAATTCCTCAAAAAAGGCGCAACCTGGTTTGCTCCGACCGATACGTGGAATACCAAGGATTCGGCCGACCGGGAGTGGAGTTAA
- a CDS encoding ATP-binding protein: MIVNLLAHREYSSGFTTRMMIYRDRVIFENPNRAFYQGPSDTDTFTPRTKNHTLSNFFKETGFMDQLGSGVIKVTKDIRAYANGKETQFIEGDMFRTIIPLDERLVNTRFASSNEVSLSGQKVDVLINVLLSDSSRHQIEGIIRNVAQNKPLQPT, from the coding sequence GTGATCGTCAACCTGCTGGCTCACCGGGAGTACAGCAGTGGCTTCACGACCCGTATGATGATCTACAGAGACCGGGTAATCTTTGAGAATCCCAATCGGGCCTTCTATCAAGGACCCAGTGACACTGATACGTTTACGCCCCGCACCAAGAATCATACCCTGTCCAATTTCTTCAAAGAAACCGGCTTCATGGATCAACTGGGATCGGGCGTCATAAAGGTAACGAAAGACATAAGGGCATATGCCAACGGTAAAGAAACTCAGTTTATTGAGGGCGATATGTTTCGTACCATTATCCCCCTTGATGAGCGGTTAGTAAATACACGTTTTGCTTCCAGCAATGAGGTTTCTTTGAGCGGGCAAAAGGTCGATGTCCTAATAAATGTCCTATTAAGCGATTCGTCTCGCCACCAGATTGAGGGCATAATAAGGAATGTTGCCCAAAACAAACCTCTTCAGCCCACCTAA
- a CDS encoding TIGR01777 family oxidoreductase, with protein sequence MSQTVLITGGTGVIGRRLTQLLRQQNYQVSILSRSAKSIPGVTVYQWDVTKGRMDPEAVLTADHIVHLVGEGIADKRWTDTRKDEILSSRTQSSDLLAQTLASQTHHVKSFIGSSAIGYYGGDTGDRPLTETSEGGSDFMAQVVRAWERSEDQVAALGIRTVKFRTGVVLTMDGGALPKLVQPIRLGAGAPLGSGQQYVSWIHIDDLCQLFIQALTDESWQGVYNAVAPTPVTNETMTRAIAQVLHRPLILPNIPTFAIKLMFGELAIVVTGGNYVLNKRIAEETSFQYQYADLRRALEDLLK encoded by the coding sequence ATGAGCCAGACCGTTTTAATCACGGGCGGCACCGGCGTTATCGGCCGTCGCTTAACCCAGTTGCTCCGTCAGCAGAATTATCAGGTATCCATACTCAGCCGTTCAGCGAAGTCCATTCCTGGCGTTACGGTTTATCAATGGGACGTAACGAAAGGCCGGATGGATCCGGAGGCTGTCCTGACTGCCGACCACATTGTTCATCTGGTAGGCGAAGGCATTGCCGACAAGCGCTGGACCGATACCCGTAAGGACGAGATTCTGTCCAGCCGCACCCAATCCTCAGATCTGCTGGCTCAGACGCTCGCCAGCCAAACTCACCACGTAAAGTCATTTATCGGTTCGTCGGCTATCGGCTATTACGGGGGCGACACCGGCGACAGACCGCTGACCGAAACCAGTGAAGGAGGCAGCGATTTTATGGCGCAGGTCGTCCGGGCGTGGGAACGCTCCGAAGATCAGGTCGCTGCCCTCGGCATTCGGACGGTTAAGTTCAGAACCGGGGTGGTCCTGACCATGGATGGTGGAGCGTTGCCTAAACTAGTACAACCTATCCGGCTGGGAGCGGGGGCGCCACTTGGCTCTGGTCAGCAGTATGTTTCCTGGATTCACATTGACGACCTCTGCCAGCTGTTTATTCAGGCATTAACGGACGAATCGTGGCAGGGCGTTTACAATGCTGTTGCGCCGACGCCCGTCACCAACGAAACCATGACGCGGGCCATTGCTCAGGTCCTGCACCGGCCGCTGATTCTACCGAACATCCCCACTTTTGCCATTAAACTGATGTTCGGTGAACTGGCCATCGTCGTCACGGGAGGCAACTACGTACTCAACAAACGTATTGCTGAAGAAACGTCGTTTCAGTACCAGTACGCAGACCTGCGTAGAGCACTGGAGGATTTACTAAAATAG
- a CDS encoding recombinase family protein encodes MIPVALFVRVSTKEQAYSRQVADLTACADKQGYYIAHIIHETGSATKHSNVDRPELDKLLNLCRTKAIKKVLVTEFSRLGRRRSETPALMEVITEAGVSIYAHNLGLETLLANGKRNPVAGIVIAVMIEIDAMETERLSERIMSGLAEAQRRGKQLGRP; translated from the coding sequence ATGATTCCCGTCGCCCTCTTTGTTCGTGTTTCGACGAAGGAACAAGCTTACTCAAGACAAGTAGCTGACCTGACGGCCTGCGCAGATAAGCAGGGCTATTACATTGCGCACATCATTCACGAGACAGGCTCCGCTACCAAGCATAGCAATGTGGATCGACCCGAGTTAGACAAGTTGCTCAATCTTTGCAGGACGAAGGCTATCAAGAAGGTGCTGGTTACCGAGTTTTCCCGACTAGGAAGACGACGTAGTGAGACGCCAGCCCTAATGGAAGTCATTACCGAAGCTGGCGTTTCTATCTATGCCCATAACTTAGGGCTGGAAACCCTGCTGGCCAATGGCAAACGGAATCCGGTGGCCGGCATTGTGATCGCCGTGATGATCGAAATTGATGCGATGGAAACCGAGCGACTTTCCGAACGTATCATGTCGGGCTTGGCGGAGGCTCAACGTCGTGGCAAGCAATTAGGTCGCCCTTAA
- a CDS encoding plasmid pRiA4b ORF-3 family protein gives MRQVISYFRISLSSHHEKLKRSTPEPTQVKPYKSLYQLKIHLLDISPEVYRRFGIRADTTVVQMHPIVQLVMGWTNWHLPFFQIAGRRYGIDYTDGEPFLEIPQTTRLCDI, from the coding sequence GTGAGGCAGGTAATTTCGTACTTCAGGATAAGCCTGTCATCTCACCATGAAAAGCTAAAACGGTCCACACCTGAACCCACTCAGGTTAAGCCGTACAAGAGCCTGTATCAACTCAAGATACATTTACTTGACATCAGCCCGGAGGTATATCGCCGGTTTGGCATAAGAGCAGATACCACTGTGGTTCAAATGCACCCTATAGTCCAGTTAGTGATGGGCTGGACCAATTGGCACTTGCCTTTCTTTCAGATTGCCGGCCGACGCTACGGGATCGACTACACGGATGGTGAGCCGTTTCTAGAAATTCCTCAGACCACCCGATTATGTGATATCTAA
- the rimK gene encoding 30S ribosomal protein S6--L-glutamate ligase, with product MRIAILSANPNLYSTQRLLEAANQRGHEAVVVNHLNCQVMIEGGRPSVLYEGRELDPFDAIVPRIGASVTDYGCAIVRQFEMMKVFTTAKSQAITRSRNKLRSLQVLSKAGVGLPKTVFANHPKNGDVTQLIELVGGPPVVIKLLEGTQGIGVVLAETTKAAKSTIEAFYGLKKHVLVQEFVAEAKGSDIRALVVGGRVVGAMKRQGIDGEFRSNIHRGGNAVAVTLSADEEQTAIEAARALGLKVAGVDMLPSERGPLVLEVNSSPGLEGIESATGVDIADQIIAYIEDKIRADEGDMVGV from the coding sequence ATGCGTATTGCCATTTTGTCGGCCAATCCGAATCTATATTCTACCCAACGACTCCTCGAAGCCGCCAACCAGCGTGGCCATGAAGCCGTTGTGGTGAACCACCTGAACTGCCAGGTCATGATTGAGGGCGGTCGTCCGTCGGTACTGTATGAAGGCCGGGAACTTGACCCGTTCGATGCAATCGTACCCCGCATCGGTGCGTCCGTTACTGACTACGGCTGCGCCATTGTACGGCAGTTCGAAATGATGAAAGTATTTACGACGGCCAAGTCGCAGGCCATTACCCGCTCCCGTAACAAGCTGCGGAGTTTGCAGGTGCTGTCGAAAGCTGGCGTCGGGCTGCCCAAAACGGTATTTGCCAACCATCCCAAGAACGGGGACGTAACGCAACTGATCGAACTCGTTGGTGGGCCACCCGTAGTCATTAAGCTGCTGGAGGGTACGCAGGGCATTGGCGTGGTGCTGGCCGAGACAACCAAAGCTGCCAAGTCGACTATTGAAGCTTTTTACGGTTTAAAAAAGCATGTGCTGGTGCAGGAATTTGTGGCCGAAGCCAAAGGTTCCGACATCCGGGCACTGGTAGTGGGCGGTCGTGTAGTTGGGGCCATGAAGCGGCAGGGTATCGACGGTGAATTTCGTTCGAATATCCACCGAGGTGGCAATGCGGTGGCCGTTACGCTCTCGGCCGACGAAGAGCAGACCGCTATCGAAGCCGCCCGCGCCCTGGGTCTGAAAGTCGCGGGGGTTGATATGCTCCCCTCCGAGCGCGGTCCTTTAGTCCTCGAAGTCAACTCGTCGCCGGGTCTGGAAGGAATCGAATCGGCAACGGGCGTTGACATTGCCGACCAGATCATCGCGTACATTGAAGACAAAATCCGGGCTGACGAAGGCGATATGGTTGGCGTATAG
- a CDS encoding carboxypeptidase regulatory-like domain-containing protein has protein sequence MMRAMATKRHLGKPTVLAVIGLFCLLLLTPALAQTPVATLTGRVSDAKTGQPLPFASIYINNSSRGTVADSNGAYHLTNVPLGNAELVGSALGYQLLRQPLRLTDTRPRTVDLKLESADQALSTVIVTARRSPAYARQLRTFNRELLGNRPQARQCRIVNPNVISFQEEKGHLRAQAAEPLVIENRALGYRLSYNLLHFDFFQSKLLFAGTARFEEIPSTDPHQQALWQANRQKVYQGSLQHLMANLMAGTHEQAGYSVYRTPLSGESNNQVFPLVRTAERQYIGSGQAQALFRPGELPSERRLISDQPLEVYYNQVYAANSPYRDSPYAYSLLLLPKGRLELTVNGGITQSNGLDVRGYLGSERLATLLPGDWVPSQEESLVPINITAGRPLKPDAGLDSLVALRRRQYEQTAPIVYVQTDKTLYATGDGLWLSAYVLDAARQLPLVSRAETALHVELIAPSGRSVLHQWLRLTNGRAAASIHLADTLTAGTYRLRAYTAMDQIASSPAFECSFPVHNLKQPAPGSPTSRDVTTPPGTTDLAQHPLADTLDLQFLPEGGRWLAGIPGRLGIKVLQADGRGRLVSGRIVDQAGAEVGRFRTNVLGMGQVTFIPQAGQRYTAFMDGAAGSAARPVVLPAVEPEGWSLKADALSDSSRLLVSVRATGRYSQQPVYVTLQSREQLVYRQKWLLLQGEAHFALSTATLPPGVCRLTLWDMTNQPRAERLVYVPEGAGSIQMQVITGKPRYEAREQVVIGLQLRDAQGYPVTGSWSAAVTDADQLPADTSGADLRTYLLLTGGLRGVVESPAYYLEPEHRADVDNLLLTQGWRRLPAPQPLDSTEGWSLSGRVRDERGRALAGKPVLISLEQGGQRILRRVNTDAQGAFRLGELSIADTVQVQAGVRDPGPGGAVVSFDAPGMRFPSPAVAPPDWGALSASLASIRARQTAWPAYYRDSTARQLAEVIVRAAKPKPERPKDIQQASLHGAADGVLVVDRNVANSVIKVDQLIMRLPGVSVIGGMVTIGGISSLGNNTPLYLIDGMPADKDMLDALNPLEVSRIELLKSATTAGMYGARGGAGVIAIYTTKGIVEPFTSPSSVSATVFGFATPREFYVPRYAPSTTQSVNDRRDVLFWEPLGQNDADGQARLLFPLSDTAKRLRLVVQGLTSEGLPMSFTWVLPVR, from the coding sequence ATGATGAGAGCAATGGCCACTAAACGTCACCTTGGTAAACCAACAGTTTTAGCTGTAATTGGGCTATTCTGCTTGCTACTGCTTACCCCTGCCCTTGCTCAAACGCCGGTGGCTACCTTGACAGGGCGGGTTAGCGATGCTAAAACGGGCCAACCCCTTCCTTTCGCATCCATTTATATAAATAATAGTTCCCGAGGCACCGTGGCCGACTCTAACGGCGCCTACCACCTGACGAACGTACCATTAGGCAATGCCGAACTGGTTGGTTCGGCGCTGGGCTATCAGCTCCTACGCCAGCCCCTACGCCTGACCGATACGCGCCCGCGCACGGTAGACCTCAAACTTGAATCAGCTGATCAGGCGCTGTCCACCGTTATCGTAACGGCCCGGCGCAGTCCGGCCTATGCCCGCCAACTGCGCACCTTTAACCGTGAGTTACTCGGAAACCGGCCTCAGGCCCGCCAGTGCCGCATTGTCAATCCGAATGTGATTTCCTTCCAGGAAGAGAAAGGCCACCTACGGGCGCAAGCGGCTGAGCCATTGGTGATCGAAAATAGAGCGCTGGGCTACAGGCTCTCTTACAATCTACTCCACTTTGATTTCTTTCAGAGCAAGCTGCTCTTTGCTGGTACCGCTCGCTTTGAGGAGATACCATCGACGGACCCCCACCAGCAGGCACTCTGGCAGGCGAACCGGCAAAAAGTATACCAGGGGTCACTACAGCACCTGATGGCAAACCTGATGGCGGGTACCCATGAGCAGGCTGGCTACTCGGTGTACCGGACACCGCTAAGCGGTGAGAGCAACAATCAGGTATTCCCGTTGGTACGTACCGCCGAGCGGCAATACATCGGCAGCGGACAGGCCCAAGCCTTGTTTCGGCCGGGCGAACTGCCGTCTGAGCGACGACTTATTTCTGATCAACCCTTAGAGGTATACTACAATCAGGTGTATGCCGCCAACTCCCCCTACCGCGACTCGCCCTATGCCTACTCGCTGTTGCTGCTGCCTAAGGGGCGACTGGAACTAACCGTCAACGGCGGCATAACCCAGAGTAATGGTCTCGACGTGCGGGGTTATCTGGGCAGCGAACGGCTGGCGACGCTGCTGCCGGGGGATTGGGTACCGAGCCAGGAAGAAAGTTTAGTCCCTATCAACATTACCGCCGGGCGGCCCCTGAAGCCTGATGCCGGGCTGGACTCCCTAGTGGCCCTGCGCCGACGGCAGTACGAGCAAACCGCTCCTATCGTCTACGTGCAGACCGATAAGACCCTGTATGCTACCGGTGACGGGCTCTGGCTGAGCGCCTACGTGCTGGATGCGGCCCGGCAGTTACCCCTCGTCAGCCGCGCCGAGACAGCCCTCCATGTGGAACTGATTGCTCCGTCGGGTCGGTCGGTGCTGCACCAGTGGCTGCGACTGACCAACGGACGGGCGGCAGCCAGCATCCACTTAGCCGATACACTCACCGCGGGAACTTATCGGCTGCGGGCCTACACGGCGATGGACCAAATAGCCAGCTCTCCGGCCTTCGAGTGCTCGTTTCCCGTGCATAACCTCAAACAACCAGCCCCCGGCAGCCCAACCAGCCGGGACGTGACTACTCCGCCCGGCACTACCGACCTAGCCCAGCACCCCTTGGCAGACACCCTCGATTTGCAGTTCCTGCCCGAAGGGGGCCGCTGGCTGGCGGGGATACCGGGGCGGCTAGGTATCAAGGTCCTGCAAGCCGACGGCCGAGGCCGGCTCGTTAGCGGACGTATCGTCGATCAGGCCGGCGCTGAAGTAGGCCGTTTTAGAACCAACGTCCTGGGCATGGGACAGGTGACGTTCATCCCACAGGCAGGTCAGCGTTACACGGCCTTCATGGACGGGGCTGCGGGCTCAGCCGCCCGGCCCGTGGTCTTACCGGCCGTCGAGCCGGAGGGCTGGTCGCTGAAGGCCGATGCCCTCTCCGATAGCAGTCGCCTGTTAGTGAGCGTGCGGGCTACGGGTCGCTACAGCCAGCAGCCAGTGTACGTGACACTGCAAAGCCGTGAGCAGCTGGTCTACCGTCAGAAGTGGCTGCTGCTCCAGGGGGAAGCCCATTTCGCCCTTTCGACCGCTACCCTGCCGCCCGGTGTATGTCGGCTCACCTTATGGGACATGACCAACCAGCCCCGCGCCGAACGGTTAGTGTATGTGCCCGAAGGGGCCGGCAGCATTCAGATGCAAGTGATTACAGGGAAACCCCGCTACGAGGCCCGCGAACAGGTGGTCATTGGCCTTCAGCTCCGCGATGCCCAGGGCTACCCCGTGACGGGTAGCTGGTCGGCGGCTGTCACCGATGCCGATCAACTGCCAGCCGATACGAGCGGGGCCGACCTGCGGACCTACCTGCTCCTGACGGGCGGCCTGCGCGGGGTGGTTGAATCGCCGGCGTATTACCTGGAGCCCGAACACCGGGCTGATGTGGATAACCTCCTACTGACGCAGGGCTGGCGTCGGCTACCGGCTCCCCAGCCACTCGACTCGACGGAGGGCTGGAGCTTGAGCGGCCGGGTTCGGGATGAGCGGGGCCGGGCCTTGGCGGGCAAACCGGTCCTGATAAGCTTGGAACAGGGTGGCCAGCGGATACTGCGCCGGGTCAATACCGATGCGCAGGGCGCCTTTCGCCTGGGCGAGCTGAGTATCGCCGACACAGTGCAGGTGCAGGCGGGGGTTCGCGATCCGGGTCCGGGGGGAGCGGTGGTGAGCTTCGATGCCCCGGGTATGCGTTTTCCCTCTCCGGCCGTAGCCCCACCCGACTGGGGGGCACTTAGTGCTTCGCTGGCCAGTATCAGGGCGCGCCAGACGGCCTGGCCGGCTTATTATCGCGACTCAACAGCCCGCCAGTTGGCCGAAGTCATCGTTCGGGCGGCCAAACCAAAACCCGAACGCCCCAAAGACATACAACAAGCCAGTCTGCACGGAGCTGCTGACGGGGTGCTGGTGGTGGATAGAAACGTTGCTAACTCGGTTATTAAAGTGGATCAGCTAATTATGCGTTTACCGGGTGTAAGTGTAATTGGCGGTATGGTAACGATCGGTGGAATCAGCAGCCTGGGAAACAACACCCCATTGTATCTGATTGATGGGATGCCCGCCGATAAGGATATGCTCGATGCCCTTAATCCTCTGGAAGTGAGCCGCATTGAATTATTAAAAAGTGCGACTACTGCGGGTATGTATGGTGCCCGTGGGGGGGCGGGGGTCATTGCCATCTACACGACTAAAGGCATTGTTGAGCCGTTTACTTCGCCTAGTAGCGTGTCGGCCACTGTGTTCGGCTTCGCCACGCCCCGCGAGTTTTACGTGCCACGCTATGCGCCGTCGACAACTCAGTCCGTCAACGACCGTCGGGATGTGCTGTTCTGGGAGCCACTGGGACAGAATGATGCCGATGGGCAGGCCAGGCTGCTGTTTCCTTTGAGTGACACTGCCAAGCGGTTGCGGCTGGTGGTACAGGGATTGACCAGCGAGGGCCTACCCATGTCCTTCACTTGGGTGCTGCCTGTCAGGTAA
- a CDS encoding ATP-dependent zinc protease family protein, which yields MKSRKPKPKQVIGMTDLIDFPDLALFNVQAKIDTGAFTSALHCKHIELERAGMQTRLSFWLIDKTGGPPKQFYSDQFSQRMIRNSFGVAELRYVIKTRVTLFGRTIRAEFTLADRERLKNPVLLGRKLLRNRFVVDVSENNLSYAAKLANQARKSSTLPVSEPS from the coding sequence ATGAAGTCTCGAAAACCCAAACCTAAGCAGGTAATTGGCATGACCGACCTCATTGATTTTCCGGATCTGGCTCTCTTCAACGTACAGGCGAAGATAGACACGGGTGCGTTTACGTCGGCCCTTCACTGTAAACACATTGAACTGGAGCGAGCCGGTATGCAGACCCGGTTAAGTTTCTGGCTGATTGACAAAACCGGAGGGCCGCCTAAGCAGTTCTATAGCGACCAGTTCAGCCAGCGCATGATTCGTAACTCATTCGGGGTGGCCGAGCTTCGGTACGTTATCAAAACCCGCGTTACTCTATTTGGGCGCACGATTCGGGCCGAATTTACCCTTGCTGATCGCGAACGGCTCAAGAATCCGGTTTTGCTGGGCCGCAAATTGCTTCGTAACCGCTTCGTGGTCGATGTTTCTGAAAACAATCTGTCTTACGCAGCAAAACTTGCTAATCAAGCCAGAAAATCCTCAACACTACCGGTGAGCGAGCCTTCCTGA